A single genomic interval of Stenotrophomonas sp. ZAC14D1_NAIMI4_1 harbors:
- a CDS encoding YdiU family protein: MDTSAPRFDNRLLSALPGDPESGPRRREVRGAAWSSVMPTPVAAPTLLAWSPDVAALLGLEAADVEGEDFAQVFGGNALYAGMQPWAANYGGHQFGHWAGQLGDGRAISLGELVAADGRHWELQLKGAGPTPYSRGADGRAVLRSSIREFLCSEAMHHLGVPTTRALSLVGTGEDVVRDMFYDGHPRAEPGAIVCRVAPSFIRFGTFELPASRGETALLKQLAEACIARDFPELQGEGEALYGDWFAQIAVRTAELMAHWMRVGFVHGVMNTDNLSVLGLTIDYGPYGWVEDYAPDWTPNTTDAQGRRYRFGTQPQVAYWNLNRLAQALSPLFADVQPLQAGLAAFQSTFVACTRRDAAAKLGLAAADDEDLQLYLRWQQLLQDGGMDMTLAWRALMRVDAEAPDAGVLEAVYYDEARRQAVQAPLQQWLQDYAARLRVDPLAADARLAKMAAANPLYVLRNWLAQEAIDRAEQGDLGGVHALQDVLRDPYTERPGLEHYAGKRPAWADDRAGCSMLSCSS; the protein is encoded by the coding sequence ATGGATACCAGCGCCCCCCGTTTCGACAACCGCCTGCTGAGCGCCCTGCCGGGCGACCCCGAGAGCGGCCCGCGCCGCCGCGAAGTGCGCGGCGCCGCATGGTCATCGGTGATGCCGACCCCCGTGGCCGCCCCCACGTTGCTGGCCTGGTCGCCGGACGTGGCCGCGCTGCTGGGCCTGGAAGCGGCAGACGTGGAAGGCGAGGACTTCGCCCAGGTATTTGGCGGCAACGCGCTGTACGCAGGCATGCAGCCATGGGCAGCCAACTACGGTGGCCACCAGTTCGGCCATTGGGCGGGCCAGCTGGGCGATGGCCGGGCGATTTCGCTGGGTGAACTGGTGGCGGCCGATGGCCGGCACTGGGAGCTGCAGCTGAAGGGCGCCGGGCCGACCCCGTACTCGCGCGGCGCCGATGGCCGTGCCGTGCTGCGCTCGTCCATCCGCGAGTTCCTGTGCAGCGAAGCGATGCATCACCTGGGCGTGCCGACCACGCGCGCCTTGTCGCTGGTCGGCACGGGCGAAGACGTGGTGCGCGACATGTTCTACGACGGCCACCCGCGCGCCGAGCCGGGCGCCATCGTCTGCCGTGTCGCGCCGTCGTTCATCCGCTTCGGCACCTTCGAACTGCCGGCATCCCGCGGCGAGACCGCGCTGCTGAAGCAGCTGGCCGAGGCCTGCATCGCCCGCGACTTCCCCGAGCTGCAGGGCGAGGGCGAGGCGTTGTACGGCGACTGGTTCGCGCAGATCGCCGTGCGCACCGCCGAGCTGATGGCGCACTGGATGCGGGTCGGTTTCGTGCACGGAGTGATGAACACCGACAACCTGTCCGTGCTGGGCCTGACCATCGACTACGGCCCGTACGGCTGGGTGGAGGATTACGCCCCGGACTGGACGCCCAACACCACCGACGCCCAGGGCCGCCGCTACCGCTTCGGCACCCAGCCACAGGTGGCGTACTGGAACCTCAACCGGCTTGCGCAGGCACTGTCGCCGCTGTTCGCCGACGTGCAGCCGCTGCAGGCCGGTCTGGCCGCGTTCCAGTCCACCTTCGTCGCCTGCACGCGGCGCGATGCCGCCGCCAAGCTGGGGCTGGCCGCCGCCGATGACGAAGACCTGCAGCTCTACCTGCGCTGGCAGCAGTTGCTGCAGGACGGCGGCATGGACATGACGTTGGCCTGGCGCGCGTTGATGCGCGTGGACGCGGAGGCACCGGATGCGGGTGTGCTCGAAGCGGTGTACTACGACGAAGCACGCCGGCAGGCGGTGCAGGCGCCGCTGCAGCAGTGGTTGCAGGACTACGCCGCGCGGCTGCGTGTCGATCCGCTGGCGGCCGATGCGCGCCTGGCGAAGATGGCGGCGGCCAATCCGCTGTACGTGCTGCGCAACTGGTTGGCGCAGGAAGCGATCGACCGGGCGGAGCA